The following coding sequences are from one Primulina eburnea isolate SZY01 chromosome 15, ASM2296580v1, whole genome shotgun sequence window:
- the LOC140814620 gene encoding serine/threonine-protein phosphatase PP1 isozyme 3-like isoform X2 produces MNSAALDDIINRLLEVKGKPGKQVQLSESEIKQLCLQSKEIFLKQPNLLDLEAPIKICGDIHGQYSDLLRLFEYGGSPPKSNYLFLGDYVDRGKQSLETICLLLAYKIKYPENFFLLRGNHECASVNRIYGFYDECKRRFNVRLWKIFTDCFNCLPVAALIDEKILCMHGGLSPDLQDLEQVRNLHRPTDVPETGLLCDLLWSDPSKEVRGWGMNDRGVSYTFGVDKVTEFLQKHDLDLICRAHQVVEDGYEFFADRQLVTIFSAPNYCGEFDNAGAMMSVDETLMCSFQILKPAEQKPKFGFGSTTTTKPATLQPKMKSFLGRKIG; encoded by the exons AAGCAGGTTCAGCTCTCGGAGTCAGAGATCAAGCAGCTTTGTTTGCAGTCCAAAGAGATTTTCTTGAAACAGCCTAATCTTCTCGACCTCGAGGCACCCATTAAGATTTGCG GGGACATTCATGGTCAATATTCTGATCTTCTTAGACTCTTCGAATATGGGGGGTCGCCACCAAAATCTAATTACTTATTCTTGGGGGATTATGTAGATCGTGGGAAGCAAAGTTTAGAAACAATTTGCCTTCTACTCGCCTATAAAATAAAGTATCCTGAAAATTTCTTCTTGCTAAGGGGCAACCATGAATGTGCATCGGTCAATCGTATATATGGATTTTATGATGAGTGCAAAAGAAGATTCAATGTACGACTGTGGAAAATATTCACAGATTGTTTTAACTGTCTACCTGTTGCGGCTCTAATAGATGAAAAGATTTTGTGCATGCATGGAGGACTTTCTCCTGATCTCCAAGATTTGGAGCAAGTTAGAAATCTACATCGTCCTACTGATGTACCTGAAACTGGTTTATTATGCGATCTTCTTTGGTCCGATCCGAGTAAAGAAGTCCGGGGATGGGGTATGAATGATAGGGGAGTGTCATATACCTTTGGTGTAGATAAGGTGACAGAATTTCTTCAAAAGCATGATCTTGATCTTATTTGTCGTGCCCACCAG GTAGTTGAGGATGGATACGAGTTCTTTGCTGATAGACAACTCGTTACAATATTCTCGGCACCTAATTACTGTGGAGAATTTGACAATGCTGGAGCAATGATGAGTGTTGACGAGACTCTGATGTGCTCTTTCCAAATATTAAAGCCGGCTGAGCAGAAGCCTAAGTTTGGATTTGGGAGTACAACTACAACTAAGCCGGCCACTCTGCAACCAAAAATGAAG TCATTCCTCGGTAGAAAAATAGGATGA
- the LOC140814620 gene encoding serine/threonine-protein phosphatase PP1 isozyme 3-like isoform X1: MNSAALDDIINRLLEVKGKPGKQVQLSESEIKQLCLQSKEIFLKQPNLLDLEAPIKICGDIHGQYSDLLRLFEYGGSPPKSNYLFLGDYVDRGKQSLETICLLLAYKIKYPENFFLLRGNHECASVNRIYGFYDECKRRFNVRLWKIFTDCFNCLPVAALIDEKILCMHGGLSPDLQDLEQVRNLHRPTDVPETGLLCDLLWSDPSKEVRGWGMNDRGVSYTFGVDKVTEFLQKHDLDLICRAHQVVEDGYEFFADRQLVTIFSAPNYCGEFDNAGAMMSVDETLMCSFQILKPAEQKPKFGFGSTTTTKPATLQPKMKESISPLFRPTQ, from the exons AAGCAGGTTCAGCTCTCGGAGTCAGAGATCAAGCAGCTTTGTTTGCAGTCCAAAGAGATTTTCTTGAAACAGCCTAATCTTCTCGACCTCGAGGCACCCATTAAGATTTGCG GGGACATTCATGGTCAATATTCTGATCTTCTTAGACTCTTCGAATATGGGGGGTCGCCACCAAAATCTAATTACTTATTCTTGGGGGATTATGTAGATCGTGGGAAGCAAAGTTTAGAAACAATTTGCCTTCTACTCGCCTATAAAATAAAGTATCCTGAAAATTTCTTCTTGCTAAGGGGCAACCATGAATGTGCATCGGTCAATCGTATATATGGATTTTATGATGAGTGCAAAAGAAGATTCAATGTACGACTGTGGAAAATATTCACAGATTGTTTTAACTGTCTACCTGTTGCGGCTCTAATAGATGAAAAGATTTTGTGCATGCATGGAGGACTTTCTCCTGATCTCCAAGATTTGGAGCAAGTTAGAAATCTACATCGTCCTACTGATGTACCTGAAACTGGTTTATTATGCGATCTTCTTTGGTCCGATCCGAGTAAAGAAGTCCGGGGATGGGGTATGAATGATAGGGGAGTGTCATATACCTTTGGTGTAGATAAGGTGACAGAATTTCTTCAAAAGCATGATCTTGATCTTATTTGTCGTGCCCACCAG GTAGTTGAGGATGGATACGAGTTCTTTGCTGATAGACAACTCGTTACAATATTCTCGGCACCTAATTACTGTGGAGAATTTGACAATGCTGGAGCAATGATGAGTGTTGACGAGACTCTGATGTGCTCTTTCCAAATATTAAAGCCGGCTGAGCAGAAGCCTAAGTTTGGATTTGGGAGTACAACTACAACTAAGCCGGCCACTCTGCAACCAAAAATGAAG GAAAGTATATCTCCCCTTTTCAGACCAACACAATGA